In a single window of the Thunnus thynnus chromosome 9, fThuThy2.1, whole genome shotgun sequence genome:
- the LOC137189459 gene encoding catenin delta-1-like isoform X5 produces MVDPAHGALDESYTPEDDSQEVHSVFSEEGTTRRSDNGMKKPISRTVLPSDSMSIDGGLSVSGMGGYSATLDRPYRQVGGGDYPTATVPRNYHYGPVMGYNDYQTPPSEAYTSLSRGSHMDDRYRPVDGYRTLDSGYRAPSRQQLDPYAAQPQVGRGMRAMGSAMEMRYGHGHYGLEDDQRSVGYDDYGMGPPPMHPGGYGTMPRLGPGPGGTMDRRRLRSCEDTLDGDMGGGDPYPWGVPMTMERGSMASLDSTLRKGPPTSWRQPELPEVIAMLNYRLDPVKTNAAAFLQHLTFKNDKVKSEVRRLKGIPALVSLLDHPSKDVHHSACGALKNISYGRDQDNKIAIKNCDGVPALVRLLRKTHDQDLTDTITGTLWNLSSHDSVKMEIVDHALHALADEVIVPHSGWERGSNGGEESCKPRHLEWETALTNTAGCLRNVSSERSEARRKLRECTGLVDSLMYVVQSQINRKDVDNKLVENCVCLLRNLSYQVHREVPSCERYAEAAPLNQGPAPGANKGGCFGSRKGKDEWFSKGKKDGDDGSGDQVDIPKRTTPAKGYELLFQPEVVRVYTSLLRESKNPSVLEAAAGAIQNLCAGRWTYGRYIRATVRLEKGLPMMAELLAHGNDRVVRAMSGALRNLAIDNRNCELLGLHAVPHLVANLPGGQSQSGRTLSEETVVSVLSTLAEVLGNSLEAAKTLRASQGIERLVLINKDGKRSDREVRGAGQVLQLVWAHKELRRPLEKDGWKKTDFMVNLNPTTSTTNGPSTRANGTYEDSTMPLLDRGEKRDMIPLNDLGPEAYSTLDQRERRHTLDETTDTLPRGVYGGRKGSLPLLDSYDG; encoded by the exons ATGGTTGACCCTGCACACGGCGCTCTAGATGAGAGCTACACACCGGAGGACGACTCCCAGGAAGTACACTCAGTCTTCTCTGAAGAAGGAACCACACGACGGTCAGACAATGGG ATGAAGAAACCAATCTCACGCACAGTCCTGCCCTCCGACTCAATGTCCATCGACGGGGGCTTGTCAGTGTCGGGTATGGGTGGCTACAGCGCCACACTGGACCGTCCTTATAGGCAGGTTGGAGGAGGAGACTATCCCACCGCCACAGTGCCCAGGAACTACCACTACGGCCCTGTAATGGGTTATAATGACTACCAGACTCCACCATCTGAGGCGTACACCAGTCTGAGCAGGGGCTCACACATGGACGACCGCTACAG GCCGGTCGATGGCTACAGGACTCTGGATTCTGGCTACCGGGCCCCAAGCCGTCAGCAGCTGGACCCCTATGCAGCACAGCCCCAGGTGGGCCGGGGAATGAGGGCCATGGGCTCAGCCATGGAGATGCGGTATGGCCACGGCCACTACGGGCTTGAGGATGACCAGAGGAGTGTGGGATATGATGACTACGGCATGGGGCCTCCACCCATGCACCCTGGAGGTTATGGCACTATGCCACGCCTTGGACCTGGCCCCGGTGGTACTATGGACAGACGAAGACTCAG GAGCTGTGAGGATACTTTGGACGGTGATATGGGAGGAGGTGATCCGTATCCCTGGGGCGTTCCCATGACGATGGAGAGGGGGAGTATGGCTTCACTGGACAGCACGCTGAGGAAGGGTCCTCCTACTTCATGGAGACAGCCAGAGCTGCCGGAGGTGATCGCCATGTTGAACTACCGTCTGGACCCTGTCAAGACCAACGCCGCTGCCTTCCTCCAGCATCTCACATTCAAAAATGACAAG GTTAAGTCAGAGGTGCGTCGCCTGAAGGGAATCCCAGCCTTGGTGTCACTGTTGGACCACCCCAGCAAGGATGTGCACCACTCAGCCTGCGGAGCGCTAAAGAACATTTCATATGGACGAGACCAAGACAACAAGATCGCCATCAAGAACTGCGATGGAGTGCCAGCTCTGGTCAGGTTACTGAGGAAAACCCACGACCAGGACCTCACTGACACTATCACAG GAACCTTGTGGAACCTCTCATCCCACGACTCTGTAAAGATGGAGATCGTGGACCACGCCCTGCACGCCCTAGCTGACGAGGTGATAGTGCCCCACTCGGGCTGGGAGCGAGGGAGCaacggaggagaggagagctgcAAACCACGCCATCTGGAGTGGGAGACCGCCTTGACCAACACTGCTGGCTGCCTTAG GAATGTGAGTTCAGAACGCAGCGAGGCCAGGCGAAAGCTGAGGGAGTGCACAGGATTGGTGGATTCACTCATGTATGTCGTCCAATCACAGATCAACCGCAAAGATGTGGATAATAAG TTGGTGGAGAACTGCGTCTGCCTCTTGAGGAATTTGTCCTATCAGGTTCACCGTGAGGTCCCCAGCTGTGAGCGCTACGCAGAGGCCGCGCCCCTCAACCAGGGACCCGCACCTGGCGCCAACAAAGGTGGCTGCTTTGGCTCTCGAAAGGGCAAAG ATGAGTGGTTTTCCAAAG GAAAGAAGGATGGAGACGATGGAAGTGGAGACCAAGTTGACATTCCAAAGAGGACAACACCTGCCAAAG GTTATGAGCTGTTGTTCCAGCCGGAGGTGGTTCGTGTTTACACATCACTGCTCAGAGAGAGCAAGAATCCCTCAGTCCTGGAGGCTGCTGCCGGTGCCATCCAGAACCTGTGTGCAGGCCGGTGGACG TATGGTCGGTATATTCGGGCCACGGTTCGTCTGGAGAAGGGTCTTCCCATGATGGCAGAGCTACTGGCTCATGGCAATGACCGTGTGGTTCGGGCGATGTCCGGAGCCTTGAGGAACCTTGCCATCGACAACCGTAACTGTGAACTGCTCG GTTTGCATGCAGTGCCTCATCTTGTGGCCAACCTCCCTGGAGGCCAGAGCCAGTCTGGGCGCACTCTATCAGAGGAGACGGTCGTGTCTGTACTGAGCACGCTCGCCGAGGTGCTAGGCAACAGTCTGGAGGCAGCAAAGACCCTTCGAGCCTCGCAGGGCATTGAGAGGCTGGTGCTTATCAATAAGGACGG CAAGCGCTCCGATCGTGAGGTGCGGGGGGCCGGTCAGGTGCTGCAGCTCGTCTGGGCCCACAAGGAGCTACGTCGGCCTCTTGAGAAAGATGGCTGGAAGAAGACGGACTTCATGGTCAACCTCAAccccaccaccagcaccaccaaCGGCCCGAGCACCCGAGCCAACGGCACCTATGAAGACAGCACCATGCCGCTGCTGGACAGAG GGGAAAAGAGGGACATGATCCCACTAAATGACCTTGGCCCTG AGGCCTACTCTACACTGGAccagagggagaggagacaCACTCTGGATGAGACCACAGACACTTTACCG CGAGGGGTGTATGGGGGCAGAAAGGGCTCCCTGCCCCTGTTGGACTCCTACGATGGTTag